Proteins co-encoded in one Rhopalosiphum maidis isolate BTI-1 chromosome 2, ASM367621v3, whole genome shotgun sequence genomic window:
- the LOC113554284 gene encoding (E3-independent) E2 ubiquitin-conjugating enzyme-like — protein MEKDDEKFFYEDEVAMVSSKSGLVKYGLVLTTNRSRSETELKKSSYKNHSEIKVIWHPSGAEEIISDDKVVLMDRSLMPGDVVRKVSEGKPSQFGYCENIDIYATVKILNTNKIIENVNSRNFTHTKPFGIDSSVFYESWVGGIYDIKCKVTFVSQDGSIFTLEDPYRRDFISLSSSDSFSIDDNVFYHGQKLKMCLDSLESAKFLTISNLMKCLWHNYKKKISYKFGTKWVKVYVQDLIVSSVEVEWYCQTSSKTKPRVGTWPERVFSGDDLKKLKTIDLFESCSIQVGDTHWYTIKDTDNLMTMKQWRSKCMEAFNIGPGSLNSKTNKDKHYNKLLGSKKSLKNTNCNELDHIDDLLSTQNVSNRNVPTMQLQRNNRFVNKLAILSKKCEFKSSTSTTGNNCVHILKSNRLKRNRMWKSLIKKSKQFNVPKVKTKPNSKVVVEICYTKSMVDVIWQDGTRETGVSSTDLYPVQTLDDLEFFPGDFVTDKNPSSDVYGVVESVDHAERTAHIQWFKVYPENPSLPNPIEKTYFSVYDLRDHPDFHFKSGCLIIHINPDMNPGLNTLTAGQVLSAGPDGRILVMWVNGEKTECWPQELFVVKVNDDGFSFQDEEYEDEDDDAPLAVEDDLSEDWMSVTSPGSSNKSCDREDDQRYPKLLLQLLKQSATSINLFLDAVEQNCDMDKVIKLKKALEQYRLGFNISSCLPTSEYKEIETWYKDLMDNISKLINKIISRIDNKSERAEEEELSYETLIKDSVTKLKQFVSDFIKKVNRAFNESYGLYEVVQKNYDTKNQNEHDDFGIEIMDITEPTSALPVIEFDSTECRIIKVETVTEPVFQVITKPEEAGVFDVVDTLRDNSHKYINDKDNLHSSLPKVIAKDIQILQKSLPAGIWVKTFENRVDLFSIMIRGPEKTPYAGGLFLFDVKIPPTYPIQPPLCHYYSYCDDRLNPNLYEDGKVCLSLLGTWSGHGVELWSPNDSNLLQLLVSIQGLILVSEPYYNEAGFDSQRGQKLAKENSRVYNEMALIKVVQSMTNMLNLMHYSDIKNTGYFKEEILEHVKTHGPKLINTIENWIKMSERELTEDEKLVPGYPLLPLSKGFCLSIIKALKDYKEVLISMNIMFN, from the exons atggaaaaagaTGATGAAAAATTCTTTTACGAAGATGAAGTGGCCATGGTTTCTTCAAAATCTGGTCTAGTCAAGTATGGTTTAGTTTTAACGACAAACAGATCGAGATCTGAAACCGAGTTGAAGAAGAGCTCATACAAAAATCATAGTGAGATCAAAGTGATCTGGCATCCAAGTGGTGCTGAAGAAATTATTTCTGatgataaa GTTGTGTTGATGGATCGATCATTAATGCCTGGTGATGTAGTACGTAAAGTTAGTGAAGGCAAACCTAGTCAGTTTGGATATTGTGAAAACATTGATATATATGCCacagtaaaaatacttaatactaacaaaataatagaaaatgtcAATTCCCGAAACTTTACTCACACTAaa cccTTTGGAATTGATTCCTCAGTTTTTTATGAATCATGGGTCGGTGGAATTTATGATATCAAATGTAAAGTTACATTTGTTTCACAAGATGGATCTATTTTTACGTTAGAGGATCCATATCGAAGAGACTTTATAAGTCTATCTTCAAGTGAT aGTTTTTCCATTGATgacaatgtattttatcatgggcaaaaattaaaaatgtgtctaGATTCCCTAGAAAGTGCAAAATTTTTAACCATCAGTAACTTAATGAAATGTCTATGGCATAATTATAAGAAGAAAATCAGCTATAAATTTGGAACCaag TGGGTCAAAGTTTATGTTCAAGATCTTATTGTATCATCAGTTGAAGTTGAATGGTACTGTCAAACATCAAGTAAAACAAAGCCACGTGTAGGAACTTGGCCAGAAAGAGTATTTTCTGGTGATGATTTGAAAAA actaaaaacaattgatttatttgagTCATGTTCAATTCAAGTGGGAGATACACATTGGTATACAATTAAAGATACAGATAATTTAATGACAATGAAACAGTGGCGATCTAAATGTATGGAAGCTTTTAATATTGGACCAGGTTCATTGaatagtaaaacaaataaagatAAGCATTACAACAAACTGTTAGGTtccaaaaaatcattaaaaaatacaaattgtaatgaGTTGGATCATATAGATGACTtattaa gtacacaaaATGTATCTAATAGAAATGTGCCAACAATGCAATTACAAAGAAATAATAGATTCGTAAATAAATTAGCAATATTATccaaaaaatgtgaatttaaatCATCCACAAGTACAAcag GCAATAattgtgtacatatattaaaatcaaaccgACTAAAGAGAAACCGTATGTggaaatcattaattaaaaaaagtaaacaattcAATGTACccaaagtaaaaactaaaccGAATTCCAAAGTTGTAGTTGAGATTTGTTACACAAAATCTATGGTAGATGTTATATGGCag GATGGTACTAGAGAAACTGGAGTTTCTTCTACTGATCTCTACCCAGTACAAACTCTTGATGATCTTGAGTTTTTTCCTGGCGATTTTGTTACTGATAAAAATCCTTCATCTGATGTTTATGGTGTTGTAGAATCTGTTGACCACGCAGAACGCACTGCTCATATACAATGGTTTAAAGTTTATCCTGAAAATCCTTCAtt GCCAAATCCTAttgaaaaaacttattttagtgTATATGACTTACGAGATCATCctgattttcattttaaatctgGTTgtcttattatacacattaatcCTGATATGAACCCTGGTTTAAATACCTTAACTGCCGGACAAGTTTTAAGTGCAGGGCCTGATGGCagg attttagtgaTGTGGGTGAATGGTGAAAAAACCGAATGTTGGCCTCAAGAATTGTTTGTTGTCAAAGTGAATGATGATGGCTTCAGTTTTCAAGATGAAGAATATGAGGATGAAGATGATGATGCACCTCTTGCTGTCGAAGATGACTTATCTGAAGATTGGATGTCTGTAACCAGTCCTGGGTCAtctaa taaaaGCTGTGACCGAGAAGATGATCAGAGATATCcaaaattattactacaatTACTAAAACAATCTGCtacaagtataaatttattcttaGATGCTGTTGAACAAAATTGTGACATggataaagttattaaattaaaaaaagcttTGGAACAATATAG GTTAGGATTTAACATTAGTTCGTGTTTACCAACTTCAGAATATAAAGAAATAGAAACATGGTATAAGGATCTCATGGATAATATCtccaaattaataaacaaaataatctcaagaatag ataataaaagtgAAAGAGCTGAAGAAGAAGAGCTATCATATGAGACTTTAATTaaa gacagtgtaactaaattaaaacaatttgtatcaGATTTCATAAAGAAAGTTAATCGAGCTTTCAATGAATCATATGGTTTATATGaagtagtacaaaaaaattatgatacaaaAAACCAAAATGAACATGATGATTTTGGTATTGAAATAATGGATATAACTGAGCCAACGTCAGCACTTCCTGTAATTGAATTCGATTCTACCGAATGTCGTATTATTAAAGTAGAAACAGTTACAGAACCAGTTTTCCAAGTTATAACCAAACCCGAAGAAGCTGGAG tttttgatgTGGTTGATACACTTAGGGATAAttcacacaaatatataaatgataaggATAATTTACATTCATCATTACCAAAAGTTATTGCCAAAGACATCCAAATACTTCAAAAAAGTTTACCAGCAGGAATTTGGGTGAAAACTTTTGAAAATCGCgtg gaTTTGTTTTCTATAATGATTAGAGGACCAGAAAAAACTCCATATGCTGgtggtttgtttttatttgatgtcAAAATTCCACCTACCTATCCAATTCAACCTCCTCTCtgtcattattatagttattgtgaTGACCGATTGAATCCAAATCTATACGAAGATGGAAAAGTATGCCTTAGTCTTTTAGGTACTTGGTCTGGTCATGGTGTTGAATTATGGTCACCTaatgattctaatttattaCAGCTTCTAGTATCAATACAAG GACTGATATTGGTGAGTGagccatattataatgaagcTGGATTTGATTCTCAACGTGGTCAAAAGCTTGCAAAAGAAAACTCTCGTGTTTACAATGAAATGGCTCTGATCAAAGTAGTGCAATCAATGACAAATATGTTAAACTTAATGCATTATTc ggatattaaaaatacagggTATTTTAAAGAAGAAATACTGGAACACGTAAAAACACATGGTCCaaa attaattaatacaattgaaaattGGATTAAAATGTCTGAAAGAGAATTAACAGAAG atGAAAAACTTGTTCCTGGATATCCATTATTACCTCTTTCCAAGGGTTTCTGCTTATCAATCATCAAAGCACTGAAAGATTACAAAGAAGTATTGATTTCTATGAATatcatgtttaattaa
- the LOC113553411 gene encoding uncharacterized protein LOC113553411, which yields MAGCSRDSQNVDSDNIQTNLQRSSCCYVCNGYYGSCFDEQICQTCHLFLFSEELTQAVQEDVHNTMGVEDGDSGNDEPADIFYNGFQRPVQDVPLDAREQAAPSQDLARRIQLLSELSALRTQPFDDDSDYFQELPPEVLLTVFSYLDDFSLWCVSKVCTRWNQLLRSHIPQTWRRFVVNCWPLYQPLKPVDDWLSVSSALFASSSCLLCIRRMYYRPHAECQENSWRRRRLRHEVKNLKTDPPEGIRAISLDNHWCHWQATILGPAGSPFEGGKFFLYIQIPYGYPMTPPVVRFLTKIFHPNISRHGDIGIDSLHYNWSLALTIAKVLISIQSLLTDPFCDVCMEPDIARLYNNDRQTYNTIARYWTHRFAMNDILTWTN from the exons atggctGGGTGTTCTAGAGACAGTCAAAATGTTGATTCTGACAATATTCAAACCAATTTgcag aGATCATCTTGTTGTTATGTGTGCAATGGTTACTATGGATCATGTTTTGACGAACAAATTTGTCAAACATGTCatttgtttcttttttctGAAGAGCTCACACAAGCTGTCCAAGAAGATGTGCATAATACGATg ggAGTTGAGGATGGAGATAGTGGAAATGATGAACCagcagatatattttataatggtttTCAACGACCAGTTCAAGATGTACCACTTGACGCGCGTGAACAAGCTGCTCCTTCACAAGATCTTGCACGACGAATTCAGTTATTATCAGAATTATCAGCTCTACGTACTCAACCCTTTGATGATGATAGTGATTATTTCCAAGAACTTCCTCCAGAAG tGTTATTAACTGTATTTTCATATTTGGATGACTTTAGTCTGTGGTGTGTAAGTAAGGTATGTACTCGTTGGAATCAATTGTTACGTTCACATATTCCACAAACATGGCGTAGGTTTGTAGTTAATTGTTGGCCTCTTTACCAGCCATTAAAACCTGTTGATGATTGGCTTTCAGTTAGTTCAGCTTT atttgcTAGTTCATCATGCTTATTATGTATTCGTCGAATGTATTATCGCCCACATGCTGAATGTCAAGAAAATTCATGGAGAAGAAGACGATTACGGCATGAAGTTAAAA aTTTAAAGACTGATCCACCTGAAGGTATTAGAGCAATATCTCTGGATAATCATTGGTGTCACTGGCAAGCCACAATTTTAGGACCGGCTGGTAGCCCTTTTGAAGGAggaaaattttttctatacatacaaatacctTATGG ttatCCAATGACTCCTCCAGTGGTtagatttttaactaaaatatttcatccTAATATTTCTCGTCATGGAGACATTGGTATAGATTCACTCCATTATAATTGGAGTTTAGCATTGACTATTGCTAAAGTATTGATTTCTATTCAGTCACTGCTAACTGATCCATTTTGTGATGTATGTATGGAACCTGACATTGCACGTCTCTACAACAATGATCGACAGACATACAATACTATTGCACGATATTGGACTCATCGATTTGCTATGAACGATATATTAACATGGactaattaa